Genomic DNA from Segatella copri:
TCGTCTTCGCCATCATCGCCAATATCCTCTTTCAGGGACAGGGATTGCACTGGAATCATTTCGCAGCCTTCTGCTGCCTGATTGCAGCCGTTTATTTCGTATTCATGAAATAGCCGGATAAGGAGTTAACTCAATATAACTCCTTATCCGGCTACCTTTTTAGTTTTACACCTGCCCTACACCAGCTTATAGATTTCGCTCGGTGTCTTGCGCTTCAATACTTCCAGCTGGAAGTCCTTGCCGGCTATGATGCCTTTACTGCGCAGGATTTGCTCCACGGTTTTGCGTGCCAGCTCAGGATGGTTGTTCTCCTCGCTGAGATGACAGAGCCAGACGTGATGAAGCTCCGGTGTAGCATAATTGGCAAGCGCCTCGCCACAATCGTCGTTGCTCAGATGACCGTTATCTCCCAGAATGCGTTCCTTCAGATACTGGGGATAATGACCCTGCTGGAGCATCTCTACACTATGGTTCGCCTCGAGCACAAGATAGTTGGCACGGCCGATAAAGTCGTGCATCTCTTCAGTAATATGCCCCACATCGGTGATGAGACAGAAGTTTACACCACCGCACTCCACGAAATAGCCAACATTGTCGGTACTGTCGTGGGGTACACCGAACGGAGTAATCTTAAACTCGCCCAGTGTGAAAGTTACTTTCTTCTCTATCACACGAGCATGGTTAGGCTCTATCTTCTTTCGAACACAATAGTTGCGCTCGATGCCTTGATGTACTTTACGGGTCGTATATACCGGTAGATGATAGTCAGTACTCAGACTCCCCACCGACTTTACATGGTCGGCGTGGTCATGGGTGATGAGGACGTGATGCACATCCTCGAAGCGAAGTCCATAGTTATGGAAATGCTTCTTCAATATTCTTATTCCTACTCCTACGTCTATCAGTATCGAATCCGTATCAGTGTAAAGATAATAGCAATTGCCACTACTTCCACTGCCAAAGGATATAAATTTCAGCATTTTAATTGTTATTTTCCATGCAAAGTTAGCAAAAAAGATTCTTATTACAAAGTTTTTTACTATCTTTGTGCCGAAATATCGCAAAAAAATAGAATTTTTAAGATTTGAGAATCATGATGAAGAAGTCGATGATAGGTTTATGCATAGCTGTGGCATGCATGACCGCAAGTATATTCAGCCTTTCGGGCTGTGAACCTCACGAAGGCAGCGAGGACCAGCTGAAGGCAGATGTTGATTCGTTTGCCAACAATTATTTCAACTGGCATTTCCCGAAAGCCGTGAAGTATTGCACCCAGGAATCGGAGCGCTGGCTGCGTTATGCTGCAAGTAATGTGAACGAGACCGACGTGGAACTGCTGCGCCAGAAACCGGAGGATGCCAGCATCGAGATTACGGATATTGATTTCGGTGACGATGAAACAAGTGCCACCGTTACCCTTACGGTTCATAATTTTCTGCAGATGGACAGCATCGGGCAGGATCCGCAGCTCATAGAACAGGCCGATTTCCAACTGCCGATGTGTATGGAAAAGGGGCTCTGGAAGATTAAGTTGGAAAAATTGCCTTGAAAAAAGTAAGGAGTTTCTGAGGGGCATCATAATCAAAAAAGATGCCCTACAGAAACTCCTGGCTATAAACTATTAACTATAAACTATTAGCTGCATTTAGAACGGCAAACCTACTGCGAAATGGAAGGCGAAATCGCGGTCTAGTTTCGGGTGGATAATCGCCCAATGCTCTTCCTTCGTTCCGTAGGCTGGATTGATTGCCTTCATACCCATATCCAGACGGAGGATGAAGTAATCGAAATTCAACCTGAGACCTAAGCCATAGGCTACAGCTATCTGCTTGTAGAATTCATCTATCTTGAACTGGCCACCAGGCTGATCCTGATAATTGCGAAGTGTCCAGATATTACCGGCATCGATAAACGCTGCACCCTCAAACTTCCAGAAGAGCGAAGTGCGATATTCGGCATTCAAGTCGAGCTTCACATCACCCGTCTGGTTGATGAAATCTATTCTACCGTCAGTTCCCTTAAACTTGCCCGGACCTAATTCTCTTACGCCCCAACCTCTTACCGAGTTGGCACCACCCGAGAAATAACGCTTTTCGAAAGGCAACACCGTACTGTTGCCGTAAGGATAAGCCACACCGATACCCGCATGCAGCGCCAGAGCATTGCGCTTATCAAACTGCATCAGGTGGGTATAATCTACATCAAACTTGGCATACTGGGCATAAGCTATATTAAATAATGTACGCTGTCCCTGGCTGTTCACCTTGAAACCAAATGTCTTGGAAACACCGCTCAGCAGATTGCCCGAACTCTCTACATTCACTCGCACAGCATCTACCCCATCGCTATAACTCAAACCGAAACCCATCTTCATGATAAACAGGTCTTCGTAATTGTAGCGGAGGATGGCATTTCTGTTTTCTGCATTATCAAGATAGTCTCTCTTGAAAGTCTCGGATATCCATGGCATATACACATAGTTGAGATCGAGCAGGTCGAAACGCCAGGCCAGGTGATGACGCGGTTCTGTCCAGCGATAACGCCAGGCAGTAGAGAATACGCGGCGATGAAACTCCGGACGGTTCTGAAGATTCCAACTTGCCGACAACTCGCTGTTTGCCGTCTGTCTTCTTCTGAAATTTCTTGAAAGGAAAGGCGCCAAGAAACGAGGGAAAACCAGTTTGCCTTCAACCGAATATTCAGTATAGTTCTGATCCTGATACCCCTCCAGACCGGTAATGGCCTCGTAGGCTCCACGAAGTTCGATGCTCAACTGCTCACTACCTCTGAAGAGATTTCGGTTGGTATAAGTGAGCGAAGCTGCAGCTCCCAAGTCGCCCGCCGTATTGGTTCCCTCCGGCTGGAAGGCGATGGTAGAAGGCTTGTTGGTACTGATCTGGATATTGCAATCCATCTGCCGGCTGATGCTGTTCCTCTCCATTCCGTTCTCCGTAACCAGGTTGCTGTCAGGAACTTCAGAGAATCTGATGTTGGTATACTTCACCGCCTGCAGACGGGCAAAGTTGTTATAGGTACGCTGCAAGGCGGCGGCACTGTAGGGACGGCCTTCTCTGAGGGCAGTGGCATTGAGCAAAACCTGATGGCGCAGATGGATTCGGTCGCTGTCATTACTCAGATAGTTGATGTTTCTGATTTCATATCGGGGATGATCAACCTCAGGAGCATTACTGTTTGCCTTATACTTCATCAGGTGGAGCGTCAGGGCGATATCCTTCTGTCCCGCAATCGTATCGGCAGAAAATTGGATAAAATCTTTATGAAAGCGGAAATAGCCATCATTGGTCAGAAGGCTGGAGATACGCCTGCGCTCATTATCCAATGTTTCTACCGTAAATCTCATACCCGGCTTAATCTGCTGATTATCGGGATTATCGAGATGCAGAAGTTGCTGGATATGTTCATCTTCCACCTCATATTTCACCTTACCTATCATAAAAGGTTCTCCGGGATGCAACAGATAGGTAGCATCCAGTTTCTTTCCTTTCTTGGTGGTATAGAGCGACACCCCAGCATGCATGAAGCCCTGGTTCTGCATGGCGGTAATCAGATCCTGACAGGAGAGCCGTGCCTGCAAAGTATCGTAGATGACAGGTTTCTTGCTGAAAGGATTCTTGAAGAGCGAGAAGAGTTTCGGTTTCTCTTTCTGGCGCACATACTGCTTGAGCGCCCCGGCATTATACCCTGCCGAGTCGCTCTTCACTTCTACCTTATTTAATATATACTCCCCTTCCGGCACCATTTTGCTTGAAGAACAAGATGCTATGAGCAGCGGCAAGGCAAGTAATGAAATCTTCTGTATTTTCAAAATATCTATCGTTTTTGATATGCAAAGATAATGCAAAACAAATTAAATACAAAATATTTAGCACTTTTTATTTTGAAATGTCTATATTTTATGTTACCTTTGCACACATATAGACAAAAAATAAATGATTAGCAAGAATAAAATAAAGTACATACGTTCGCTCGAACTGAAGAAGAACAGAAATAAAGAAGGAAAGTTCGTGGCAGAAGGTTTCAAGGTGGTAGACGATCTGCTCGCTCTGCAACCTGCCGACCTGATTGTGGCTACCGGCGAATGGCTCCGGGGCAAACACTTCGGGGCTGAAACCGAAGTGATAGAGGTTACTGATGAAGAACTGAAGAAGGTAAGTTTCCTGCAACATCCGCAGCAGGTGCTTGCCGTATTCAGACAGGCAACATCAGGAGATTACTCTATTAATACCAGCGAACTGAGTCTGGCGCTTGACGGCGTTCAGGACCCAGGCAATCTGGGCACCATCATCCGCATCGCCGACTGGTTTGGCATCACCCATATCTACTGCAGTCAGGATACTGCCGACGTATACAATCCGAAGGTGGTGCAGGCCACGATGGGCAGCATAGCAAGAGTGAAGGTAGAATATGGCGACCTGCTGGGACTGGTAGAATCACTTCCAGCCGACGTTCCCGTTTACGGCACCCTGCTCGATGGCGACAACATCTATCAGCAAAAGCTCGAAAACCGAGGACTTATCGTAATGGGAAACGAAGGAAAAGGCATCTCGCCAGAACTGGCAAAGAAGGTGAACCACAAGTTGCTCATCCCTAACTTTCCGGAAGGTAGAGCTACCGCCGACAGTCTGAATGTGGCTATCGCTACCGCCATTACCTGCTCAGAATTCAGAAGAAACTTTTAAAGGTAAAAGGGTAAAAAAGTAAAAGAGTAAACAAAAGCGATAATTAGAAATTAAAACAAGATAGTTATGGAAGTAAATGAATTATTTAAGCACAGAAGTATAACTTCCTGCATGAGAGCATCATACGATACCATAACAAGTGACTTCAGATCACTTGTAAAACAGACATGGACTACCCATGTTCCATTTGCTGTATTGCTGGCTATCGTACTCTATTTCCTCCTCCCCAACAAACCGCTTCACGATTGGGGAGCCGTAAATCCGATGGCTTCGTTCATCCTGCAAACCATCATTTACGGAGCCACTATCGTAATGGCTATCGTATCATTCTGGCATCTCCTGCCAAGAAAGCAACTGTGTCCTAAGGGCGAAAAGCGCAAGATAAGAAAATCCCTCCTCCGCATTCTCCGCCACTTCGGAGGTTTCTTTCTGACCAGTTTTCTCGGCATGATTATCGTAGGCATCGCTACCTTTATCGCAGCCCTGCCTTCCATCATCCTCATCATCGCACAGTTCTATTCACAGCTCGGTGCGCTTGATGGTGACCCGCTCGGTGTGCCGGGTTATTTCACCCCACTCCTCTTCCTGGTGTTTACCATCACCTTCCTGCTCATCATCTACGCCCTGAGCTGGCTCGGCATTTCACTTGCCTATCAATTCGGCTCTTACAAGGTGCAAGACGAAGAGAAGAAGAGAATGAAGGAAAGCCAGAAGATGGCAACCGCAGAAATTGAAAAATATTAATCGTATTAACATATATAAGAGACATGAAACAGACAAGATTACTCTTTATCGACCGCGATGGAACTCTGATTCAGGAACCAGAGGATGAACAGATTGACAGCTTCAAGAAGCTGGTATTCACCAAGGGCGTGTTCCGCAATCTCTCCTTCATTGCCCAGCACACCGACTACGAGCTGGTGATGGTGAGCAACCAGGACGGCTTGGGTACCGACTCCTTTCCGGAAGATACCTTCTGGCCTGTACACAACTTCATCATCCAGACCCTGGAGAGCGAAGGCATCCACTTTGCCAAGCAGCACATCGACCGCCACTTCCCTAAAGATAACTCGCCGATGCGCAAGCCAGGAACAGGCATGCTGACTGAATATATCGACAACCCTGCCTACGATATGGCAAACAGTTATGTAATCGGCGACCGTGAAACCGATGCCCAGCTTGCCGAGAACCTGGGTTGCAAGAGTCTGATTCTCGGAAAAGACGGCATGGACTGGGATAAGATTGCTGAGATTCTCTTTGCCGGCGACCGCATCGCAGAAGTGAAGCGCACCACCAAGGAAACGGATATCTACATCAAGGTAAATCTCGATGGTTCAGGAAAATGCGACATTTCTACCGGTCTCGGTTTCTTCGACCACATGCTAGAACAGATAGGCAAGCACGGCATGATGGACCTCACCATCCATACCAAGGGCGACCTCTATGTGGATGAGCATCATACCATTGAGGATACGGGTATTGCACTGGGCGAATGCCTGCTGCAGGCTTTAGGTGATAAGCGCGGAATAGAAAGATACGGCTACAGTCTGCCGATGGACGACTGTCTCTGTCAGGTAGCATTGGATTTCGGTGGCCGTCCATGGCTGATTTGGGATGCCGAGTTCCACAGAGAGAAGGTTGGCGAAATGCCAACCGAGATGTTCAAGCATTTCTTCAAGAGTCTGAGTGATGCAGCAAAGATGAACCTCAATATCAAGGCTGAAGGCGAAAATGAGCATCACAAGATAGAAGGCATCTTCAAGGCACTTGCCCGTTCGCTGAAAATGGCGGTAAAGAGAGACATCTACCACTTCGAGCTTCCTAGTTCTAAGGGAATGCTGTAAGGAATTTATAGTTAAGAGTTTATAGTTTATAGATGACTGTTGCTATAAACTATAAACTCTTAACTATAAACTATTATTAGAACTTTGTCATGAACTCCACAACAATCTTATCTTTTTCTGAAACTTTAGCTATACCACCTTTACGATAGAAATATTTCTCGTAGTTGATACGGATATCTGAGATGAATGGCTTGGCAAGGCTCAAGGTTACACCGCCCGTAACACGATGGCGCTTATAATCATTGATCTTCAATGCACCCAGTTCTGTATCAGAACCGCCATATCTTGTACCATCACTGTGGTCGCTCATGAAATCATATCTTGCCAAAGGCGAAACCTTCCTGATAAGGCTCTTAGGATTAGCCACCGGAATATCATAGCATACGAAACCATCGAATGCATGAACATCGTGGAAAGCATCCTTACTGTAATGCTTGTAAAGATACTCAGCCTCAGCAATGAAACCACCCTTGTGGAAGGTGATACCGCCATCATACATCGTTACCGTAACATCAGATGGCTTGATCTTCTGGGTACTCAACACCAGGTTGACATTTGGGAAGAGGAACTGAGCCTTGGCTGAATAGTTAACGCCCTTGGTCCAGTAATCCTTCTGGTTGGTCAAACCCGAACCGTTGAAGATACCGGCATTCACCACAATTGGGAAACCTACATTCCAGGTGTATCCGATTTCGGCACCCACGTCGCGCACGTTGCCCACCTGCTTGGCGATGAACGAGCGGTTGGCGAAGTACTGCTGATGAGGAGAACGGTGAGCATCAATAGTGAATGGCACACGCTCCTGACCAATGGTAAGCTGCAGTGTCTTCCAAGGCTTGATGCGGGTATAAGCATCGAGCATCTTGATCTTACCCTCATCACAGAGATCAATCTCAGCCTTATAACTAACCTCCTTTGTTACATTTCCTGCTACATTGATACGGGCCGTACGCACCTCAAATCGTCCCTCCCCTTCCTCGGTTTGGTATTCATACTTAGAACGGATGGTTCCACCTATCTTCATTGTCTTGACGAATTCAGGCACATTGTTTTCAAGAGAACTCTTTTCTGAGTTTTGGGCATTCATTCCCATCGACACTATAGACAGTGCTATAAACAGATACGTTTTCTTCTTCATTTTTACCTTATATATATAGCTTAATTGATTGTTACCAACAAGAAAGCAATCCCGTTATGAATTGAAATCCTACAAGATGCCTTTCTATTTCTTTTCGGCTGCAAAGATAAGAATAAAATATTTCTTTCACAAAACATAAGTATTAAAAAAGTGTTACATTGCCTGTTTACAAAGCGTGTAATATGATTGTAACGCCCGTAATATCGATGTAACATCATCGTCATAAACATGTAACCATCTTTTCGCTCTAGTTTAAAAATATCGCCGTACCTTTGCAACCGAAAAGAAATACAATTAACATATATGATTATATGAAGGAAAATAAAAAAGCAATTTTGGAGATTCTCAAGAAGAAGTCCAAGAAAGACGGTAAGTTTGAAAACTTGGTTCTCAACCTCGCCTTACAGAAGATTGACAGCGATAATTTTGAGTTTGACGGCGGGGCAGTCTATACCGCCGACAAGAAGCGCTTGGTTTACTACATGAACCATGATGCCAGTTTTACGATTCCTGAGGGAGTAGAGATTATCGGAGAGATGGCTTTCCGTGGCAAGAAACAATTGGCTCATGTCATCATCCCTAGTACGGTGAAGGAGATTGAACATGATGCATTCTATGATTGTGATGAATTGGATAACATTTATATACCAGCCAGCGTGAAAGCTATCAAAGCATACGCTTTCGCTGAATGCGACAAACTGAAGAAGATTACTTTCGCAGGAACTCCAGAAAAGTTGAGCCGTCATACTTTCGATGACTGCGACCAGTTGCACGACATCATCGTTCCAGCAGGCAGCAGCAAGTTCTTCCGTAAAGAGCTTCACTTTATCGACGGAGATACAGATTTCCTCGTTCTGGAAGTACCAGGCAAAGACTCTAAAGAACCTTCTAAGAACAAGAAGGACGAGAAAGTTTCTGAAAAGAAAGCTAACGCAGAGAAGAAAGAAAAGACTTCTGAAAAGAAAGCTGACTTAGAGAAGAAGGAAGCTGCTCCAGAAAAGAAAGTTGAAAAAAAGAATAAGAAAGAGTCTACAAAATAAAATAACCCACAAACTTTCGAATGTGGTTCAAGAACGGGCTGAAAGCCCAAAAGCCCCTAGCCCAGGGCGTATGGAAAGACATTAGAAAGTTAAATAACTCTATAATTAGCAAACGACTATGACCAAAGAAGAATTACTCAAAAAGGCATACGTAGAACGCGATATCAGTTGGATGTACTTCAACCATCGCATTCTCCAGGAAGCAGAGAAAGAGTACGTCCCATTGTTGGAGCGTCTCTCTTTTCTCGGTATTTATTCCAATAACCTTGACGAGTTCTTCCGTGTCCGCGTGGCATCACTCAACCGCATGCTCAACCAGAAGCTCGACAAGGATGCCGAACAGCAGATTAAGAAATCACTTAAAGCAATTAATAAACTCAATGAATCTTATTCGAAAGAATACACTGAGGCGGTGGATACGGTTTTCCGAGAGCTTGAAGTACACAAGGTTCGCCTGCTCAACGAAGACCAGCTCAACGACGAGCAGAAGGAATTCCTTACGCAGTTCTTCTACGACAAGCTCAATGGTTCTGTCAACCCTATCTGGCTCAACGAGATAGACGACCTCTCCACACTGGAGGACAACCGCATTTACCTTGCCGTAGAAAAGGCTGAGGATGACAAGAAGAAGAAATATGCCGTAGTAAAGGTACCAGATAGAGTTTACGGACGCTGGGTAAAGGTGCCGGCAAGCGAGGGTTTTGACAACATCATGTATCTGGACGATGTAATCAGATACTGTCTACCTCTGGTATTCCTCGGTTTCAAAGAGAGCACCTACCGTGCTTTCAGTTTCAAGTTTACCAAGGATGCCGAAATGGAGATGGACAATGATGCCGACTTCGGAACCATGGAGAAGATTGCACTGGGTGTAAACAGCCGTAAGAAGGGTGAAGCCGTGCGCGTAATCTACGATCAGGAGATGCCGAAGGAACTCCAAAAGAAACTCCGTGAGCGATTGAACACCAAAGAACTGGATGCTTCACTGGCTGGCGGAAGATACCAGAACCACAAGGATCTGATGTCGTTCCCAGATTGCGGACACAAGGAACTGAAGTACGAGAAGTGGGCTCCTATCATGAAACCGGAGTTCCTCTCCAACGAGAGCATCCTCGACCAGATTCGTGAGAAAGACCGTTTTATCCATGTACCCTACCATAGCTTCAACGGCTACATCCGTGTGCTCCGTGAGGCTGCTATCAAGCCCGAGGTGAAAGCAATCAAGACCACCCTCTATCGTCTGGCAAAGGATTCAAAGGTAGTGAAGGCACTCATCACTGCTGCCCGCAACGGTAAGAAGGTAACTGCCGTAGTAGAGCTTCTGGCACGTTTCGACGAGGAGAGCAACATCAAATGGAGCAAGCGCATGCAGGAAGAGGGCGTGAACGTAATCTTCGGTGTAGAAGGACTGAAGATTCACTCCAAGCTGCTCTATATCGAATCAAAGAAGGGCAACATCGCCTGTGTGGGAACCGGAAACTTCCACGAGGGCAATGCCAAGATCTATACCGACTATCTGATGATGACAGCCCGTACTAAGCTGGTAAACGAGGTGGCTAAGGTATTCGATTTCATCGACCGTCCATTCTCACCATTCCGCTTCAACGAGCTTCTCGTCTCTCCAAACTCCATGAAGAGCCGCATCCTGCGCATGCTTGATACAGAAATCAAGAATGCCAACGAGGGCAAGGAGGCTTGGGTGAAGATGAAGATCAACCACATCACCGATACCGATATGGTAACCAAGCTCTATCAGGCATCGAAGGCTGGCGTGAAGATAGACATCGTGATCCGCGGCAACTGTTCGCTGGTGCCAGGCATCGCCAAGCTCAGCGACAACATCCGCTGCGTGGGCATCATCGACCGCTATCTGGAGCACAGCCGTATCCTCATCTTTGCCAACGGAGGCAAGCCAAGATACTTCATCGGTTCTGCCGACTGGATGCCAAGAAACCTCATCAACCGCATCGAGGTACTCACCCCGGTATATGACGAGGATATGCAGGCAGACCTGCTCCGCACCATCTCCTATGGTATGAGAGATACGATGAACGGCAGAGTGGTAGATGGCAAGGGCGGCAAGGAGTTTGTGGAAGGCGAACCATTCCGCAGTCAGGAAGAACTTTATAAGGCATATAAATAATAAAGCATATAAATAATGATGAATTTAGCATCCATTGATATCGGCTCAAACGGAGCCCGACTCCTCATCAAGCGCTTCGATCCCGAGGCAATCCGAGAGGAAGACCGCATCAAAAAACTCATGTTCATCCGCATCCCATTGCGATTGGGTAAGGATGTATTCACCCTGGGAAAGGTTTCCAAGGAGCGTGAGAAGATGATGCTCCACATGATGAAGGGCTTCAAGCAATTCATGAAACTCAATGACGTAGAGGCATTTCGCGCCTGTGCCACTTCAGCCATGCGCGATGCCGAGAACGGCAAGAAGGTGCTCAAGAAGATAGAGAAGCAAACCGGCATCAAACTCGAAATCATCAAGGGGCAGGAGGAGGCACAGCTCCTCTACAACAACCTGGTAGAGAAAACAGACTCCAACGAGGGCAGCTTTGCCTACATTGATGTGGGCGGTGGTTCCACGGAGGTGAGTATCATCCATGACGGTGTGCTCGCCGAAAGCTATTCCTACAACATGGGTACTCTGAGAATGCTGAGCGGCAAGGTGACTGCCGAAACCGAAAAGCTCTTCAAGGAGAACCTGACGAGATATGCCGAGCAATACGGCGACATCAGGATCATCGGTTCGGGTGGCAACATCAACAAGTTGAACAAGCTGGCACGCCACAGCAAGCAGGACTCCAAAAACCTGACGCTTGCCGAACTGAAGCGTCTCTATTCGATGATGCAGCCCCTGAGCATCGAGGAGCGCGAGATTTCCTTCTCCCTGAAAGAAGACCGTGCCGACGTCATCATTCCTGCCGCTGAGATCTTCCTCAAGGCATGCGAATACCTGAAGTGTGAAAACATCATGGTGCCCAACATCTCGCTCGCCGACTCCATCGTGGATGGACTCTATGAGAAGATGATGGCAAAAACAGAAGAATAAACCGCTTCATCCACAAATAAAAAGATCCGAGACAGATGGCTAGCAATAGCCGCTGTTTCGGATCAACTTTTTTATAATTCGGATAAAAGAGGTATTTACTATACTTCAGAAAAGAGAGTAAGTACATATCCCTTTTTCTTCAGCGACTCAATCTTAACGGTCGCATCATGCTGAAGAGCATGACGGAGATACGTCATCTGCACATTCACAGCCAGGGAGTTGGCATAGCTCACGGTTCCCCACACCGCCTCCTGTATCATCTCCTTGCTTACTACATTACCGATATTCTTCGCCAACAGACGGAGGATGTCGGCTTGTCGGCTGGTGATGAGCACACGAGAGGAACGGGTGCGAAGCTCATTGTTATTATAGCAGAAGGTGGTTTCACCGAAATGATACACCTCCTCTTCTATCGTCTCACTCTCATTCATGGAGAACCGCTCCTCTATTCTTGCCAGCAACTCTTCCGGATAGAAGGGTTTGGCAAGATAATCGTTTGCCTTCAGGGAGAAACCTTTCAGCCGATCGTTCTTCTCCGTACGGTCGGTGAGAAAGAAGATAAGCACCTTCGGGTCGATGGCTCTGATGCGCTCAGCCACCTCATAGCCATCCATCTCCGGCATATTGATGTCGAGCAATACCAGATCGGGCTTCACCTCCGGGAACTGTTCCCATGCCTTCTTGCCATTTCCGGCATAAGTCACATCGTAGCCATGCTGCTGCAGGAAACTCTTCAGCAACATGGAATACTTCAAGTCATCGTCTGCAAATAATATCTTGATCATTTTTCCTGTTGTTTATAGCGTTAAACCGGATGCATCAGGAGTGCTGCGGGATGATGATCGAAATCCTGGTTCCCTTGCCCACTTCGCTCTGCATCATTTTTCTGCCCCCATGGGCCTTCACTATCATATCCACAAAACTCAAACCCAAGCCGATGCCTGGCTGCATCATATCCGGGTAAGCATTGCTGCGATAGAACTTCGTCCAGACTCTCTGCTGCTCGTCGGGCGAAATTCCGATTCCATTATCTGATACAGAAATCATGACTTCCCCCTTCCCGGTATCTCGGCAGGCAACATGGATATTGACTATGTCTCCAGAATACTTCACCGAGTTCTCCATCAGGTTGCTGACCACATTCAGAAGCTGGTCTCTATCTCCCATCATCAGGTCGGAAGTGCGCTGGTAATCGAGCGAAACATTCACCTCCTTCTGTCTGTTCTTTCGATACACAGCCACCAGATTCAGCAAGGCGGCATGGATATCGAAAGACGTTATCTGGAGCGGGATATGTTCCTCTGCCCTGATTACTTCCCGGAGTTTGGCGAGATAGGCGGTCAGGTTATCGCTTTCCT
This window encodes:
- a CDS encoding RNA degradosome polyphosphate kinase, yielding MTKEELLKKAYVERDISWMYFNHRILQEAEKEYVPLLERLSFLGIYSNNLDEFFRVRVASLNRMLNQKLDKDAEQQIKKSLKAINKLNESYSKEYTEAVDTVFRELEVHKVRLLNEDQLNDEQKEFLTQFFYDKLNGSVNPIWLNEIDDLSTLEDNRIYLAVEKAEDDKKKKYAVVKVPDRVYGRWVKVPASEGFDNIMYLDDVIRYCLPLVFLGFKESTYRAFSFKFTKDAEMEMDNDADFGTMEKIALGVNSRKKGEAVRVIYDQEMPKELQKKLRERLNTKELDASLAGGRYQNHKDLMSFPDCGHKELKYEKWAPIMKPEFLSNESILDQIREKDRFIHVPYHSFNGYIRVLREAAIKPEVKAIKTTLYRLAKDSKVVKALITAARNGKKVTAVVELLARFDEESNIKWSKRMQEEGVNVIFGVEGLKIHSKLLYIESKKGNIACVGTGNFHEGNAKIYTDYLMMTARTKLVNEVAKVFDFIDRPFSPFRFNELLVSPNSMKSRILRMLDTEIKNANEGKEAWVKMKINHITDTDMVTKLYQASKAGVKIDIVIRGNCSLVPGIAKLSDNIRCVGIIDRYLEHSRILIFANGGKPRYFIGSADWMPRNLINRIEVLTPVYDEDMQADLLRTISYGMRDTMNGRVVDGKGGKEFVEGEPFRSQEELYKAYK
- a CDS encoding Ppx/GppA family phosphatase, producing the protein MMNLASIDIGSNGARLLIKRFDPEAIREEDRIKKLMFIRIPLRLGKDVFTLGKVSKEREKMMLHMMKGFKQFMKLNDVEAFRACATSAMRDAENGKKVLKKIEKQTGIKLEIIKGQEEAQLLYNNLVEKTDSNEGSFAYIDVGGGSTEVSIIHDGVLAESYSYNMGTLRMLSGKVTAETEKLFKENLTRYAEQYGDIRIIGSGGNINKLNKLARHSKQDSKNLTLAELKRLYSMMQPLSIEEREISFSLKEDRADVIIPAAEIFLKACEYLKCENIMVPNISLADSIVDGLYEKMMAKTEE
- a CDS encoding response regulator transcription factor; this encodes MIKILFADDDLKYSMLLKSFLQQHGYDVTYAGNGKKAWEQFPEVKPDLVLLDINMPEMDGYEVAERIRAIDPKVLIFFLTDRTEKNDRLKGFSLKANDYLAKPFYPEELLARIEERFSMNESETIEEEVYHFGETTFCYNNNELRTRSSRVLITSRQADILRLLAKNIGNVVSKEMIQEAVWGTVSYANSLAVNVQMTYLRHALQHDATVKIESLKKKGYVLTLFSEV